A window of the Verminephrobacter eiseniae EF01-2 genome harbors these coding sequences:
- a CDS encoding bactofilin family protein, giving the protein MFSRKKQPPIKSLIAQGMRIEGDVHFVEGLRIDGVVAGNIRAGAEQPSILVISETARVEGMVHADHVIVNGQVIGTVHAAELLELQPKAQIEGDVHYKALEMHQGGTIAGQLFPTSVLAEQKPPLELASSRQ; this is encoded by the coding sequence ATGTTTTCCCGTAAAAAGCAGCCGCCGATCAAAAGCCTGATCGCTCAGGGCATGAGGATCGAAGGCGATGTGCATTTCGTCGAAGGCTTGCGCATCGATGGCGTGGTGGCCGGGAATATCCGGGCAGGCGCGGAGCAGCCCAGCATTTTGGTGATCTCCGAAACCGCCCGTGTCGAAGGCATGGTGCATGCCGACCATGTGATCGTCAATGGCCAGGTGATCGGCACCGTGCATGCGGCCGAGTTGCTGGAACTGCAACCCAAGGCGCAGATCGAGGGCGACGTGCATTACAAGGCGTTGGAGATGCACCAGGGCGGCACGATTGCCGGGCAGTTGTTCCCGACATCGGTGCTGGCCGAGCAAAAGCCCCCACTGGAACTGGCGTCAAGCCGCCAGTGA
- a CDS encoding IS5 family transposase (programmed frameshift) produces the protein MQEVRKLLCDEQWEKLSPLLPGKPSDPGATAQDNRLFLEAVLWIMRTGSPWRDLPAELGNWHTTYTRFKRWGESGVWQRVCEIVSGDRDLKMLMIDSTVVRAHQHAAGAKKKEGPQAIGRSRGGWTSKIHVVVDALGSPVRWLLTGGEVADITQAKSLLEGLKADAVLADKGYDADALIDSIQVAGATAVIPPRRNRVVQRSYDRHLYKERNLVERFFNRIKQFRRIATRYEKLARNYLSFLNLVCTYIWIT, from the exons ATGCAAGAAGTCAGAAAACTACTATGTGATGAACAATGGGAGAAATTATCTCCGTTATTACCGGGTAAGCCGAGCGATCCTGGGGCGACCGCCCAGGACAATCGGCTATTTTTGGAAGCGGTGTTGTGGATCATGCGCACGGGTTCACCATGGCGAGACTTGCCTGCAGAATTGGGCAACTGGCACACGACATACACGCGGTTCAAACGCTGGGGCGAGTCGGGCGTATGGCAGCGGGTCTGCGAAATTGTCAGTGGCGACAGAGATTTGAAAATGCTGATGATCGATAGTACGGTGGTGCGTGCACATCAACACGCTGCTGGTGCCAAAA AAAAAGAGGGGCCACAGGCAATAGGCCGTTCGCGTGGTGGATGGACGAGCAAGATTCACGTCGTTGTCGATGCGCTCGGTAGCCCAGTGCGTTGGCTGCTCACTGGTGGCGAGGTAGCCGATATTACACAAGCCAAGTCGCTGTTGGAAGGCTTGAAAGCCGATGCGGTACTGGCTGACAAGGGCTACGATGCCGATGCCCTGATTGACAGCATTCAGGTCGCTGGTGCGACGGCGGTCATTCCACCCAGGCGCAATCGTGTGGTGCAGCGAAGTTATGATCGACATCTGTATAAGGAGCGCAATTTGGTCGAGCGTTTTTTTAATCGGATCAAGCAATTCCGAAGAATCGCAACTCGTTATGAAAAGCTGGCGCGTAACTACCTGTCGTTTCTCAATCTGGTTTGTACTTATATCTGGATTACTTGA
- a CDS encoding HAMP domain-containing sensor histidine kinase, producing MSLINPLSRRLYLRIWLAVVGCMALLTLSVGWSWRIAQEQKDPPALPPTPPARQMVLRDAAGHPVLRGLLTRTTLASGEFANGTELRIQSNSGQWFTLQMAPHPSPGGQPADTGHADAAFWTRPPFGFLWLLGIVSLAAAVGVYPIIRRLTLRLETLQRSVQKFGEGDLSVRVPEQGRDEVADLARQFNAAAARVEALVQSHKSLLANASHELRSPLTRIRMGLELMSGDQPSPAFREEILHNIAELDQLVDEILLASRLDAREADVGTVELVDLIGLAAEECARVDADLAVNSSSDALQVLGVAKLLRRALRNLLENAQRHSTGNITVLLQRCQGYAEVQVCDRGPGVPPNQRERIFEPFYRLPGASERAGGVGLGLSLVRSIAGRHNGSVHCKDHAGGGACFVLHLPPHQE from the coding sequence ATGTCGCTGATCAACCCCCTTTCCCGCCGCCTGTACCTGCGCATCTGGCTGGCCGTGGTCGGCTGCATGGCGCTGCTCACGCTCAGCGTGGGCTGGTCCTGGCGCATTGCACAGGAGCAAAAAGACCCGCCCGCCCTGCCCCCCACGCCGCCCGCGCGCCAGATGGTGCTGCGCGACGCTGCCGGCCACCCGGTGCTGCGCGGCCTGCTCACGCGCACCACGCTGGCGTCCGGCGAGTTCGCCAATGGCACCGAATTGCGCATCCAGTCCAACTCCGGCCAATGGTTCACGCTGCAAATGGCCCCGCACCCATCCCCTGGCGGGCAGCCCGCCGACACCGGCCACGCCGATGCCGCTTTCTGGACCCGGCCGCCGTTTGGCTTCCTGTGGCTGCTGGGCATCGTCAGCCTGGCAGCGGCCGTGGGCGTGTACCCCATCATCCGGCGGCTGACGCTGCGGCTGGAAACCTTGCAGCGCAGCGTGCAAAAGTTTGGCGAAGGCGACCTGTCGGTGCGCGTGCCCGAGCAAGGGCGCGATGAGGTGGCGGACCTGGCGCGCCAGTTCAACGCAGCCGCCGCGCGCGTGGAAGCGCTGGTCCAATCGCACAAATCGCTGCTGGCCAACGCCTCGCATGAACTGCGCTCGCCGCTGACCCGCATCCGCATGGGGCTGGAACTGATGAGCGGGGACCAGCCCTCGCCCGCATTCCGCGAGGAAATCCTGCACAACATTGCCGAACTCGACCAACTGGTCGACGAGATCCTGCTGGCCAGCCGCCTGGACGCGCGCGAGGCCGATGTGGGCACCGTGGAACTGGTGGACCTGATCGGCCTGGCGGCCGAGGAATGCGCGCGCGTGGACGCCGACCTGGCGGTCAATTCCAGTTCCGACGCGCTGCAAGTGCTCGGCGTGGCCAAGCTGCTGCGCCGGGCCTTGCGCAATCTGCTGGAAAACGCGCAACGCCACAGCACCGGCAACATCACCGTGCTGCTCCAGCGCTGCCAGGGCTACGCCGAGGTGCAGGTCTGTGACCGTGGCCCGGGCGTGCCCCCGAACCAGCGCGAACGCATCTTCGAGCCCTTCTACCGCCTGCCCGGCGCCAGCGAGCGCGCCGGCGGCGTGGGCCTGGGGCTGTCCCTGGTGCGCTCGATTGCCGGGCGCCACAACGGCAGCGTGCACTGCAAAGACCACGCTGGCGGTGGCGCCTGCTTTGTGCTGCACCTGCCGCCGCACCAGGAATGA
- a CDS encoding response regulator produces MSSQLLMIEDDARLAHMVSTYLAQSGLQVTHCADGKSGLAHLQNPESGIPAELVILDLMLPDIDGLEMCRRIRSLPGSAAQVPVLMLTAKGDPMDRIVGLEMGADDYLPKPFEPRELLARIRAILRRRTNGGRISSAQVLRFGTLEIDRDAHTVTVAGQLAELTAYQFDLLLALVERAGRVLTRDQIMEAVRGRELEAFDRSIDVHMGRIRAAIETDAKNPRRILTVRGVGYMFAKQQD; encoded by the coding sequence ATGAGTTCGCAACTGCTGATGATCGAAGACGATGCCCGCCTGGCGCACATGGTGAGCACCTACTTGGCCCAGTCCGGCCTGCAAGTGACGCACTGCGCGGATGGCAAGAGCGGGCTGGCCCATTTGCAAAACCCCGAGTCGGGCATACCGGCCGAGTTGGTGATCCTGGACCTGATGCTGCCCGACATCGACGGCCTGGAAATGTGCCGCCGCATCCGCTCGCTGCCGGGCAGCGCAGCGCAGGTGCCGGTGCTGATGCTCACGGCCAAGGGCGACCCGATGGACCGCATCGTCGGCCTGGAGATGGGCGCCGATGATTACCTGCCCAAGCCCTTCGAACCCCGTGAACTGCTGGCCCGCATCCGCGCCATCCTGCGCCGCCGCACCAATGGCGGCCGCATATCCAGCGCGCAGGTGCTGCGTTTCGGCACGCTGGAGATCGACCGCGACGCGCACACCGTGACGGTGGCCGGGCAGTTGGCCGAACTGACCGCCTACCAGTTCGACCTGCTCCTGGCCCTGGTCGAGCGGGCCGGCCGCGTGCTGACGCGCGACCAGATCATGGAGGCCGTGCGCGGCCGCGAGTTGGAGGCTTTCGACCGTTCCATCGACGTGCATATGGGGCGCATCCGCGCGGCCATCGAGACCGACGCCAAGAACCCGCGCCGCATCCTGACGGTGCGCGGCGTGGGTTATATGTTCGCCAAGCAGCAAGATTGA
- a CDS encoding anhydro-N-acetylmuramic acid kinase, with amino-acid sequence MSELYIGLMSGTSLDGIDGVLADFSGARMQVRQHASAAFAPALRAELLALNSPGDNELHRAALAGNALSRAYARLVHALLARSGHSASAIGAIGAHGQTVRHRPQAFDGTGYTLQLGNPALLAELTGIAVVADWRSRDLAAGGQGAPLVPAFHQSIFGRAAETVLVLNIGGIANLSVLAPDGTVLGFDCGPGNALLDHWCQQHRGQPFDRDGAWAAAGQVLPDLLAALLQEPFLQQPPPKSTGRDLFNPAWLAARLRDFGPAAAVDVQATLTEFTVSACIAGTRDHQGNGAMLAVCGGGARNTYLMQRLQAASPALRVVATDTLGLPALQVEAAAFAWLARQTLCGAPGNLPGVTGAAGPRVLGAVYPR; translated from the coding sequence ATGTCCGAGCTGTACATCGGCCTGATGTCAGGCACCTCGCTCGACGGGATCGACGGCGTGCTGGCCGATTTCTCCGGTGCGCGCATGCAGGTCAGGCAGCACGCCAGCGCCGCATTCGCGCCAGCGCTGCGCGCCGAACTGCTGGCCCTCAACAGCCCCGGCGACAACGAGTTGCACCGCGCCGCGCTGGCGGGCAATGCGCTGTCGCGGGCCTATGCCCGGCTCGTGCATGCGCTGCTTGCGCGCAGCGGCCACAGCGCCAGCGCGATCGGCGCGATCGGCGCCCATGGGCAGACCGTGCGGCACCGCCCGCAGGCGTTCGATGGCACGGGCTACACCCTGCAACTGGGCAACCCGGCGCTGCTGGCCGAACTGACGGGCATCGCCGTGGTGGCCGATTGGCGCAGCCGCGACCTGGCGGCCGGCGGCCAGGGCGCGCCGCTGGTTCCGGCGTTCCACCAGAGCATCTTCGGACGTGCCGCAGAGACCGTGCTGGTGCTGAACATCGGCGGCATCGCCAACCTCAGCGTGCTGGCGCCCGACGGCACGGTGCTCGGGTTCGACTGCGGCCCGGGCAACGCGCTGCTCGACCACTGGTGCCAGCAGCACCGAGGCCAGCCTTTTGACCGCGACGGCGCCTGGGCCGCAGCCGGCCAGGTACTGCCCGACCTGCTGGCCGCGCTGCTGCAAGAGCCTTTTTTGCAGCAGCCGCCCCCGAAAAGCACGGGGCGCGATCTGTTCAATCCGGCCTGGCTCGCTGCCCGGCTGCGGGATTTCGGGCCGGCGGCCGCTGTCGATGTCCAGGCCACATTGACGGAATTTACCGTCAGCGCATGTATTGCAGGCACCCGTGACCATCAAGGAAATGGCGCCATGTTGGCGGTCTGCGGCGGCGGCGCCCGCAACACCTACCTGATGCAGCGCCTACAGGCGGCCAGTCCGGCGCTGCGGGTGGTGGCAACCGACACCCTGGGTCTGCCCGCGCTGCAAGTCGAGGCTGCCGCCTTTGCCTGGCTGGCACGCCAGACGCTGTGCGGCGCGCCGGGCAACCTGCCTGGCGTGACCGGCGCAGCCGGCCCGCGCGTGCTGGGCGCGGTGTACCCGCGCTGA
- a CDS encoding DUF6776 family protein — protein MRLRLLRRRLTISAPRVAIRSALPWPLRWVALALVLGFCASLALWAFEFGKSIAGFDRVSRTEFLRLQSEITVLRDQARQRQTVAATAESLLATERAAKESLMAQVRQLEADNRTLRGDLGFFEKLLPAAKTDGLAIRALQAEVLGGIQLRWQALVIQSARNAPEFNGRLELELAGMQSGRPWTQILPPQGQALQVRQYRRVGGLLDLPPHAVVKTVTARVLDGATVRTTQTMPVDPALR, from the coding sequence ATGCGCTTGCGTCTTCTTCGCCGTCGGCTGACCATCAGCGCGCCCCGCGTTGCGATACGCAGTGCCTTGCCCTGGCCGTTGCGCTGGGTGGCCCTGGCGCTGGTGCTTGGCTTTTGCGCGTCGCTGGCGCTGTGGGCGTTCGAGTTCGGCAAGTCGATTGCCGGGTTCGACCGGGTCTCGCGCACCGAATTCCTGCGGCTCCAATCCGAAATCACCGTGCTGCGCGATCAAGCCCGGCAACGGCAGACGGTGGCAGCGACGGCCGAAAGCCTGTTGGCCACCGAGCGCGCCGCCAAGGAAAGCCTGATGGCCCAGGTGCGGCAGTTGGAGGCCGACAACCGGACGCTGCGTGGCGACCTGGGTTTCTTCGAGAAACTGCTGCCGGCGGCCAAGACCGATGGCTTGGCGATTCGCGCGCTGCAGGCCGAAGTGCTGGGCGGGATACAACTGCGCTGGCAGGCACTGGTCATACAGTCCGCGCGCAATGCGCCCGAGTTCAACGGGCGGCTGGAACTGGAGCTCGCCGGCATGCAAAGCGGCAGGCCCTGGACGCAGATCCTGCCGCCCCAGGGGCAGGCGTTGCAGGTCAGGCAATACCGCCGCGTCGGGGGTTTGCTCGATTTGCCGCCCCATGCCGTGGTAAAAACCGTGACCGCGCGCGTGCTCGACGGAGCCACCGTGCGCACCACGCAAACCATGCCGGTCGACCCTGCGCTGCGTTGA
- a CDS encoding AmpG family muropeptide MFS transporter, giving the protein MTPPNSALPRAARLSWRSSLRVYLEGASLRMLALGFAAGLPLLLVLGTLSFRLREAGLERSTIGYLSWVGLVYGFKWLWAPLVDRMPIPVLTRLLGRRRSWLLLSQGIVVAGLVGMALADPRLALTPMVWCALAVAFGSATQDIALDALRIESASAERQAALAACYQIGYRLAVIWAGAGALWIAARMEAAPVLASGAAAYQNGAWQAAYLAMAASMALGVVTVLLAPEPAPVPLPAARNAGQWLRAAVLEPFADFLRRHGWQAASILALIAVYRISDVVMGIMAQPFYVDMGFSKDEVATVTKLYGVVMTLAGTFAGGLLALRFGVMRILMLGAVLSAGSNLLFAWLAGHGHDVAALIAVVSADNLAGGIASAAFVTYLSGLTNVRYSATQYALCSSLMMLLPKFVAGFSGRYVDAFGYAPFFTATALLGLPALLLVWLAARVTTRGGT; this is encoded by the coding sequence ATGACCCCCCCGAATTCCGCCTTGCCCCGCGCCGCCCGCCTCTCGTGGCGCAGCAGCCTGCGCGTGTACCTGGAGGGCGCCAGCCTGCGCATGCTGGCGCTGGGCTTTGCCGCCGGTCTGCCGCTCCTGCTGGTCCTGGGCACGCTGAGCTTTCGCCTGCGCGAGGCGGGCCTGGAGCGCAGCACCATCGGTTATCTGAGCTGGGTAGGGCTGGTCTATGGCTTCAAGTGGCTGTGGGCGCCGCTGGTCGACCGCATGCCGATCCCGGTGCTCACGCGCCTGCTGGGCCGCCGCCGCAGTTGGTTGCTGCTGTCGCAGGGCATCGTGGTGGCCGGCCTGGTGGGCATGGCGCTGGCAGACCCGCGCCTGGCCCTCACGCCGATGGTGTGGTGCGCATTGGCCGTGGCGTTCGGCTCGGCCACGCAGGACATTGCGCTCGATGCCTTGCGCATCGAATCGGCCAGCGCCGAGCGCCAGGCGGCGTTGGCCGCCTGCTACCAGATCGGCTACCGCCTGGCGGTGATCTGGGCCGGTGCGGGCGCGCTGTGGATTGCCGCGCGCATGGAGGCTGCGCCCGTCCTGGCGTCGGGCGCTGCGGCCTACCAGAACGGCGCCTGGCAAGCGGCCTACCTGGCCATGGCGGCGTCGATGGCCCTGGGGGTGGTGACCGTGCTGCTGGCGCCCGAACCCGCGCCGGTGCCACTGCCTGCGGCCAGGAACGCCGGGCAGTGGCTCAGGGCGGCGGTGCTGGAGCCTTTTGCCGACTTCCTGCGCCGCCATGGCTGGCAGGCGGCATCGATCCTGGCGCTGATCGCCGTATACCGCATCAGCGATGTGGTGATGGGCATCATGGCCCAGCCGTTCTATGTCGACATGGGCTTCAGCAAGGATGAGGTGGCGACCGTGACCAAACTGTACGGCGTCGTGATGACGCTGGCCGGCACCTTTGCCGGCGGCCTGCTGGCCCTGCGCTTTGGCGTGATGCGCATCCTGATGCTGGGGGCCGTGCTCAGCGCCGGCAGCAATCTGCTGTTTGCCTGGCTGGCCGGCCATGGGCATGACGTAGCCGCGTTGATCGCCGTGGTGTCGGCGGACAACCTGGCCGGCGGCATCGCCTCGGCCGCCTTCGTCACCTACCTGTCTGGCCTGACCAATGTGCGCTATTCGGCCACGCAGTACGCGCTGTGCAGTTCGCTGATGATGCTGCTGCCCAAGTTCGTCGCCGGCTTCTCGGGCCGCTATGTCGATGCCTTCGGCTATGCGCCGTTCTTCACCGCCACCGCCCTGCTGGGGCTGCCGGCGCTGCTGCTGGTGTGGCTGGCGGCACGGGTCACCACCAGGGGCGGCACTTGA
- the erpA gene encoding iron-sulfur cluster insertion protein ErpA, whose amino-acid sequence MSAVAENIQTGMPAPILFTDSAAAKVAQLIAEEGNPELKLRVFVQGGGCSGFQYGFTFDEITNEDDTTMTKNGVSLLIDAMSYQYLVGAEIDYKEDLQGAQFVIKNPNATTTCGCGSSFSA is encoded by the coding sequence ATGAGCGCCGTTGCCGAAAACATCCAGACCGGAATGCCCGCACCCATCCTGTTCACCGACAGCGCAGCGGCCAAGGTGGCGCAGCTGATTGCCGAGGAGGGCAACCCTGAGCTCAAACTGCGCGTGTTCGTGCAAGGCGGCGGCTGCTCGGGCTTTCAGTACGGTTTCACCTTCGATGAAATCACCAACGAAGACGACACCACGATGACCAAGAACGGTGTCTCGCTGCTGATCGATGCGATGAGCTACCAGTACCTGGTCGGCGCCGAGATCGACTACAAGGAAGACCTGCAGGGCGCGCAGTTCGTCATCAAGAACCCGAACGCGACCACCACCTGCGGCTGCGGTTCGAGCTTTTCTGCATGA
- a CDS encoding M48 family metallopeptidase, translating into MCFSCPAFGPTACMMTSSPWSARRAFLLAAGAGAATPVLAQVDVGAASSLRKLVSAPALEQAAARQYQQMLSEAQARRVLVSRSHPSLQRLHAIARRLMVYAAPWNERARQWRWEVSLIDSAQINAFCMPGGKIVFYTGILEQLRLSDDEAAMVMGHEMAHALREHARERLAKTQGTHLALRLGAQLLGLGDLGQAAASFGGQLLTLKYGRSDESEADLVGLELAARGGFEPAAAVSLWRKMGQATGRQSGGPAFLSTHPTGPARIRELTQNLPKVQGLYEAARRGKAPTG; encoded by the coding sequence ATGTGCTTTTCCTGCCCCGCCTTCGGCCCCACGGCCTGCATGATGACCTCATCCCCGTGGTCGGCGCGCCGCGCTTTCCTGCTGGCCGCCGGCGCCGGCGCCGCGACCCCGGTGCTGGCGCAGGTGGACGTGGGCGCCGCATCCAGTCTGCGCAAACTGGTGTCCGCCCCAGCGCTGGAACAAGCGGCCGCCCGGCAGTACCAGCAAATGCTGTCCGAGGCCCAGGCCCGGCGCGTGCTGGTGTCCCGCAGCCACCCCTCGCTGCAGCGCCTGCATGCGATTGCGCGCCGGTTGATGGTGTATGCCGCGCCCTGGAACGAGCGCGCGCGGCAGTGGCGCTGGGAGGTCAGCCTGATCGACAGCGCGCAGATCAACGCCTTTTGCATGCCCGGCGGCAAGATCGTGTTCTACACCGGCATCCTGGAGCAACTCAGACTGAGCGACGATGAGGCCGCGATGGTCATGGGCCACGAAATGGCCCATGCGCTGCGCGAGCATGCGCGCGAACGCCTCGCCAAGACGCAAGGCACCCACCTGGCGCTGCGGCTCGGCGCGCAACTGCTGGGCCTGGGCGACCTGGGCCAGGCCGCTGCCAGCTTCGGCGGGCAGTTGCTGACGTTGAAGTACGGCCGTTCGGACGAGAGTGAGGCCGATCTGGTGGGGCTGGAACTGGCCGCACGCGGCGGCTTCGAGCCTGCGGCTGCCGTCAGTCTGTGGCGCAAAATGGGCCAGGCCACGGGCCGCCAGAGCGGCGGCCCGGCCTTCTTGTCCACCCACCCGACAGGGCCTGCGCGCATACGCGAGCTCACGCAGAACCTGCCCAAGGTGCAGGGGCTGTATGAGGCCGCACGGCGCGGCAAGGCCCCGACGGGCTGA
- the rpsI gene encoding 30S ribosomal protein S9, whose amino-acid sequence MIGQWNNGTGRRKSSVARVFLKKGSGKITINGKDIQSYFGRETSIMIARQPLALTNHVETFDIRINVYGGGESGQAGAARHGITRALIDYDAALKPALSQAGFVTRDAREVERKKVGLHSARRAKQFSKR is encoded by the coding sequence ATGATTGGTCAATGGAACAATGGCACCGGCCGGCGCAAGTCCAGCGTCGCCCGCGTGTTTTTGAAAAAAGGCTCCGGCAAGATCACGATCAACGGCAAGGACATACAGTCCTACTTCGGCCGCGAAACCTCGATCATGATCGCCCGGCAACCGCTGGCGTTGACCAACCATGTCGAGACCTTCGACATCCGGATCAACGTGTACGGCGGTGGTGAATCCGGCCAGGCCGGCGCCGCCCGCCACGGCATCACCCGCGCGCTGATCGATTACGACGCCGCGCTCAAGCCCGCGCTGAGCCAGGCCGGCTTCGTGACGCGCGACGCGCGCGAAGTCGAGCGCAAGAAGGTCGGTCTGCACTCCGCCCGCCGCGCCAAGCAGTTCTCCAAGCGCTGA
- the rplM gene encoding 50S ribosomal protein L13: MSTISAKPAEVVHEWFVIDATDKVLGRVASEVALRLRGKHKAIYTPHVDTGDFIVIINAARIKVTGTKSLDKVYYRHSGYPGGITAVNFRDMQARHPGRALEKAVKGMLPKGPLGYAMIKKLKVYGGPEHPHSAQQPKVLEIQGAAR, translated from the coding sequence ATGTCTACAATCAGCGCCAAGCCCGCTGAGGTCGTGCATGAGTGGTTTGTGATTGACGCGACCGACAAGGTCCTCGGACGAGTAGCCAGCGAAGTTGCTCTCCGTTTGCGCGGCAAACACAAGGCCATTTACACGCCTCATGTCGATACCGGTGACTTCATCGTCATCATCAACGCCGCCCGGATCAAGGTCACCGGCACCAAATCGCTGGACAAGGTGTACTACCGCCACTCGGGCTACCCCGGCGGCATTACGGCGGTGAACTTTCGCGACATGCAGGCCAGGCACCCCGGCCGCGCGCTGGAAAAGGCGGTCAAGGGCATGCTGCCCAAAGGCCCCCTGGGCTACGCGATGATCAAGAAACTCAAGGTGTACGGTGGGCCCGAGCACCCCCACAGCGCCCAGCAGCCCAAGGTGCTGGAAATTCAAGGAGCCGCGCGATGA
- a CDS encoding IS630 family transposase — translation MQHMGKMNLTDAERDKLLTATRSRTARVADVRRAKLILMLEEGQSRDTIMQRLECDSRFISRWSSRFLSERLAGMYARHPGRAPKQPPAKLEARVLNYTLRRKPSDGSTHWSSYKLSAELGDVSVSAVQRIWRKHNVRPQRLDRHMVSNDPDFETKAADVIGLYLNPPAHAVVFCVDEKTAIQALDRKDRMLPLSSGRAESHGFEYKRNGTLSLFAALNTATGQVLGKTAARHTSEQFVAFLTDIVASQCERQEIHVICDNVSSHKTQRVRDFLVRHGNVRMHFTPTYSSWLNQVENWFSRIQRDVITRGVFTSVQDLGRKLMRYIREHNKNPKPIKWKYDDPSRRIRQVLIQ, via the coding sequence ATGCAACACATGGGAAAAATGAATCTGACCGACGCCGAGCGAGACAAATTGCTGACCGCCACGCGTAGCCGCACGGCGCGCGTGGCGGACGTGCGCAGGGCCAAGCTGATCCTCATGCTCGAAGAGGGTCAGTCGCGCGACACCATCATGCAAAGGCTCGAATGCGACTCGCGTTTCATCTCCCGCTGGTCCAGCCGCTTTCTCAGCGAGCGCCTGGCGGGCATGTACGCCCGGCATCCGGGACGCGCGCCCAAGCAGCCACCGGCCAAACTGGAGGCGCGGGTGCTCAACTACACGCTCAGGCGCAAGCCGAGCGATGGCTCCACGCACTGGAGCAGCTACAAGCTGTCGGCTGAACTTGGTGACGTATCCGTTTCTGCGGTTCAGCGCATCTGGCGCAAGCACAACGTGCGACCGCAAAGACTGGATCGACACATGGTGTCCAACGACCCGGACTTCGAGACCAAGGCGGCCGATGTGATCGGGCTGTACCTCAATCCACCGGCGCACGCCGTGGTGTTCTGCGTCGATGAGAAGACCGCCATCCAGGCACTCGATCGCAAGGACCGGATGCTGCCGCTGTCGTCAGGGCGTGCCGAGAGCCACGGATTCGAGTACAAGAGAAACGGCACACTGAGCTTGTTCGCGGCGCTGAACACCGCCACCGGCCAGGTGCTGGGCAAGACCGCAGCGCGCCACACCAGCGAGCAATTCGTTGCCTTCCTTACCGACATCGTCGCCAGCCAGTGCGAGCGGCAGGAGATCCATGTCATCTGCGACAACGTCAGCAGCCACAAGACCCAGCGCGTGCGGGACTTCCTTGTACGGCACGGCAACGTGCGCATGCACTTCACACCCACGTACTCGTCGTGGCTGAACCAAGTGGAGAACTGGTTCTCGCGCATTCAGCGTGATGTCATAACCCGCGGCGTATTTACCTCGGTGCAGGACTTGGGGCGAAAGCTGATGCGCTACATCCGCGAACACAACAAGAATCCCAAGCCCATCAAGTGGAAGTACGACGATCCATCAAGGCGCATTCGACAGGTGCTTATTCAATGA